A single region of the Enterococcus mundtii genome encodes:
- a CDS encoding cation:proton antiporter, with product MEFAELVIVFAVTITLSNIASRILPMIPAPLIQIFLGVVLGLTEWGESINFEPELFLVMIIAPLLFREGEKADIASILKNFDTILFLAFGGVILTLIGVGATLSFLLPSVPLAACFAFGAALGPTDAVAVSSLSNRVNIPKKAMHILEGEGLLNDASGVTAFQFALAALITGTFSAVNAGVTLILSSIGGAVVGFLLVWVKRKIIGLIEKASARDVTGYLLIELLLPFLAYVLAEVFHVSGIIAAVVAGVLQASGFKKISVFDAELSTLSNSTWTTIAFTLNALVFIFLGIELTQVFTPVWGDGLYSNSLLLMIILLVSIMLFVIRFVSISLFYMFKGGFQSFKKQLNEVLILTFGGVKGTVSLATIFILPFTINQMAFNQRSLLLFLTAGVILVTLIIGIIVLPMLTETEEAATTDLKALMILEEVIETLRLEKEAEEPGSKAYLAIEAVIETYQERISELYLSDLSGDEKQEVQEIQALILSIERDGLDERYRSGKLSSNGYRFYSRFLANFEQSITSQILSFIGFWFIVVRRLMRIVLHPKMFWQRRQSDRQTMISDKDIQEIRETYQKNTQLIIESLENLTDVYDDTMIGFFIEQRKAQGIRMMSGNLISTWMIQQDRLFTKKMLRGYYLERKVIDEYEVAETITTFSANQYRRNINLLESYTMNQPTDRFSFRFAFQAKAKKFQLKQDQKRKL from the coding sequence ATGGAATTTGCAGAGTTAGTGATTGTTTTTGCAGTCACGATCACGCTATCCAACATAGCAAGTCGTATCTTGCCAATGATCCCTGCACCACTGATCCAAATATTTCTTGGCGTGGTTTTAGGATTGACCGAATGGGGTGAATCCATCAATTTTGAACCTGAATTATTTTTAGTGATGATCATCGCCCCCTTGCTTTTTAGAGAAGGAGAAAAAGCGGATATCGCCTCGATCCTGAAAAATTTCGATACGATATTGTTTCTCGCTTTTGGTGGGGTGATCTTGACTTTGATTGGCGTTGGAGCAACGTTATCATTTCTGTTGCCCAGTGTCCCTTTAGCCGCGTGTTTCGCTTTTGGTGCAGCACTAGGTCCGACAGATGCGGTGGCAGTCAGTTCGCTTTCCAATCGTGTGAACATTCCGAAAAAAGCCATGCATATTTTAGAAGGTGAAGGGTTACTGAATGATGCTTCTGGCGTAACAGCCTTCCAATTTGCCTTAGCTGCTTTGATCACTGGGACGTTCTCTGCGGTAAACGCAGGCGTTACACTGATTTTATCAAGTATTGGCGGGGCAGTAGTCGGCTTTTTGCTTGTCTGGGTAAAAAGAAAAATCATTGGTTTGATCGAGAAAGCATCGGCACGTGACGTAACAGGCTACTTATTGATTGAATTGTTGTTGCCTTTCTTAGCGTATGTTTTAGCCGAAGTCTTTCATGTTTCAGGAATTATTGCAGCAGTGGTTGCAGGGGTATTACAAGCCTCAGGATTTAAAAAAATCTCAGTCTTTGATGCGGAGTTGTCAACTTTATCGAATAGTACATGGACAACGATTGCTTTCACATTGAATGCGCTGGTATTTATATTTTTAGGAATTGAACTGACACAAGTCTTTACACCAGTTTGGGGAGATGGACTGTATTCGAATAGTTTGTTGCTAATGATCATTTTATTGGTTTCAATCATGCTGTTCGTCATACGCTTCGTTTCAATCAGCTTATTTTATATGTTTAAGGGCGGTTTTCAAAGTTTCAAAAAACAACTGAATGAAGTCTTGATCTTAACTTTTGGGGGTGTAAAAGGAACAGTCAGTTTAGCGACTATTTTTATTTTACCATTCACGATCAATCAAATGGCATTCAATCAACGATCATTGCTCTTATTTTTAACGGCAGGGGTTATTTTGGTCACGTTGATTATCGGGATCATTGTATTGCCAATGTTGACTGAAACAGAAGAAGCAGCGACAACTGATTTAAAAGCTTTGATGATCTTGGAAGAAGTGATTGAAACACTACGCTTAGAAAAAGAAGCGGAAGAACCAGGATCAAAAGCTTATTTAGCGATAGAAGCAGTGATTGAGACTTATCAAGAAAGAATCAGTGAGCTTTATTTATCTGATTTGAGTGGAGATGAAAAGCAAGAAGTCCAAGAAATCCAAGCGTTGATTTTATCGATTGAGCGAGATGGCTTGGATGAAAGATATCGTTCTGGGAAGTTGTCTTCTAATGGCTATCGCTTTTATTCAAGATTCCTAGCTAACTTTGAACAGTCGATCACAAGTCAAATTTTGTCATTCATTGGATTTTGGTTTATTGTGGTACGCCGATTGATGCGGATCGTTCTCCACCCCAAAATGTTTTGGCAAAGACGGCAAAGTGATCGCCAAACTATGATCTCTGATAAAGACATTCAGGAAATTCGAGAGACGTATCAAAAGAATACGCAATTGATCATCGAAAGTTTGGAGAATCTAACGGACGTTTATGATGATACGATGATCGGATTCTTTATCGAACAACGAAAAGCTCAGGGGATTCGGATGATGAGTGGTAATCTGATTTCCACTTGGATGATCCAACAAGATCGTTTGTTTACGAAGAAGATGCTAAGAGGTTACTATTTAGAAAGAAAAGTCATTGATGAATATGAAGTCGCAGAAACGATCACGACTTTTTCTGCGAATCAATATAGACGAAATATCAATCTGTTGGAGTCCTATACAATGAATCAACCGACAGATCGTTTTTCATTTCGCTTTGCGTTCCAAGCGAAAGCAAAGAAATTTCAATTGAAACAAGACCAAAAGAGGAAGTTGTGA
- a CDS encoding ABC-F family ATP-binding cassette domain-containing protein has protein sequence MKELKITDLKKTYGEKELFNQISFLIHEHDRIGLIGTNGTGKTSLLNIIAGLDSGDGDQQTVFYPNDYRIGYLSQTDSFAENDTVLQAVFQGNSPLIQTVRLYEEALIALAENGDDEAVQKRYALAEERMNKEDAWTTDTNAKIILQKLGISQLEKKIGELSGGQKKRVSLAQVLIDEPDLLLLDEPTNHLDYAAIEWLESYLKQYRGALLMVTHDRYFLDRVTNRIFELAFGNLYEYKGNYEAYLIEKAERDRVEVEQEEKRKRLYKQELSWMRAGVQARGTKQQARINRFEDLKENLYQVNHDTDIELNIATQRLGKKVIEIKDGSYSIEGKPLLQHLDLLIQSRERLGITGENGAGKSTLLNILAGKLSLDSGIYTIGETVRLAYYTQENEKMSPDKRMIAYLQEAAEEVQTADGTQIGVAELLERFLFPRFMHGTLIRKLSGGEKRRLYLLKLLIQQPNVLLLDEPTNDLDIATLTILEDYFRTFPGAVITVSHDRYFLDKVVDKLLVFLGDGKQELYYGDMSSYLAKRKEDQQIQPEKVKAKIEEKKSEPKKKLSYMEQKEWATIEDEIAELDNRLDELQEEMNHQGDDFTRLQELQKEVTTTEELLEEKMSRWEYLSEWADN, from the coding sequence GTGAAAGAGCTAAAAATAACTGACCTCAAAAAAACATATGGAGAAAAAGAATTATTTAATCAGATCTCCTTTTTGATCCATGAACATGATCGCATCGGTTTGATTGGTACCAATGGAACTGGTAAAACAAGTCTTTTGAATATCATCGCTGGACTTGACAGTGGAGATGGTGATCAGCAGACAGTTTTTTATCCGAATGATTACCGTATCGGTTATTTATCACAAACCGATTCATTTGCAGAAAATGATACGGTCTTACAAGCTGTTTTTCAAGGGAATAGTCCATTGATCCAGACTGTACGACTCTATGAGGAAGCCTTGATTGCATTAGCTGAAAATGGCGATGATGAAGCAGTCCAAAAACGCTACGCATTGGCAGAAGAGCGAATGAATAAAGAGGACGCTTGGACGACGGATACAAATGCCAAGATCATTTTGCAAAAACTAGGGATCAGTCAATTAGAAAAGAAAATCGGTGAGCTTTCGGGTGGACAAAAAAAACGTGTCAGCTTAGCACAGGTTTTGATCGATGAACCTGATCTTTTATTACTTGACGAGCCGACAAACCACTTAGATTATGCAGCGATCGAATGGTTGGAATCTTACTTGAAACAATATCGTGGTGCCTTATTGATGGTTACCCATGATCGTTATTTCTTAGATCGTGTCACGAATCGGATCTTTGAACTTGCCTTTGGGAATCTTTATGAATATAAAGGCAATTATGAAGCTTATCTTATTGAAAAAGCCGAGCGAGATCGTGTCGAAGTCGAACAAGAAGAAAAGCGTAAACGCCTGTATAAGCAGGAGCTTTCTTGGATGCGAGCGGGAGTACAAGCTCGTGGGACGAAACAGCAAGCACGTATCAATCGCTTTGAAGATTTAAAAGAAAACTTATATCAAGTCAATCATGATACGGATATCGAACTAAATATCGCGACACAACGTTTAGGTAAAAAAGTGATCGAGATCAAGGATGGTTCGTATTCGATTGAAGGAAAACCTTTGCTCCAACACTTGGATCTATTGATCCAATCAAGAGAGCGTCTAGGAATCACTGGAGAGAACGGTGCTGGAAAGTCAACGTTGTTAAATATCTTAGCAGGGAAATTATCCTTAGATAGTGGCATCTATACGATTGGCGAAACTGTTCGATTAGCTTACTATACACAGGAAAATGAAAAAATGTCTCCGGACAAACGAATGATTGCTTATCTGCAAGAAGCGGCAGAAGAAGTCCAAACTGCGGATGGAACGCAAATCGGTGTCGCCGAACTTTTGGAGCGGTTCTTGTTTCCAAGATTCATGCACGGAACACTGATCCGTAAACTGTCTGGTGGGGAAAAGCGTCGTTTATATTTACTCAAATTATTGATCCAGCAACCAAATGTTCTATTGCTGGATGAGCCAACCAATGACTTAGATATCGCTACTTTAACGATTTTGGAAGATTATTTCCGGACATTCCCTGGAGCGGTGATCACCGTTTCTCATGACCGTTATTTCTTAGATAAGGTAGTTGATAAACTGTTAGTTTTTCTAGGAGATGGCAAACAAGAGCTTTATTATGGCGATATGTCTAGCTATTTAGCCAAACGCAAAGAAGATCAACAGATTCAACCAGAAAAAGTCAAAGCTAAGATAGAAGAAAAAAAATCTGAGCCAAAGAAAAAGCTTTCTTATATGGAACAGAAAGAATGGGCAACAATCGAAGATGAGATTGCGGAACTAGATAATCGTTTGGATGAATTGCAAGAGGAGATGAACCATCAAGGGGATGATTTCACACGATTGCAAGAATTACAAAAAGAAGTAACCACAACTGAAGAACTGCTGGAAGAAAAAATGTCACGTTGGGAATATTTAAGTGAATGGGCAGATAATTAG